The following proteins are co-located in the Aurantiacibacter atlanticus genome:
- a CDS encoding YebC/PmpR family DNA-binding transcriptional regulator, translating to MAGHSKFKNIMHRKGAQDKKRSNLFSKLSREITVAAKMGTPDPDMNPRLRLAVNTAKAQSMPKDNIQRAIDKATAGDDENYEEVRYEGYGPGGSAIIVETLTDNRNRTATAVRTAFSKHGGNLGTEGSVVHGFERLGFILYPATAGSEDKVLEAAMEAGAEDIASSEDGHEIWTAADDLHQVAADLEKVLGEAETVKLAWKPNLTVDMDEKNASTLLKLMDVLDDDDDVQTVWGNYDISDEVMEKVSD from the coding sequence ATGGCAGGCCATTCCAAATTTAAGAATATCATGCACCGCAAGGGTGCGCAGGACAAAAAGCGGTCCAACCTCTTTTCCAAGCTTTCCCGCGAAATCACGGTGGCGGCGAAGATGGGCACGCCCGATCCGGACATGAACCCACGCCTGCGCCTCGCGGTCAATACCGCCAAGGCGCAGTCCATGCCCAAGGACAATATCCAGCGCGCCATCGACAAGGCGACCGCAGGGGATGACGAGAATTACGAAGAGGTCCGCTATGAAGGCTATGGTCCCGGCGGCAGCGCGATCATCGTGGAAACGCTGACAGACAATCGCAACCGCACCGCCACCGCCGTGCGCACGGCATTTTCCAAACATGGCGGCAATCTGGGCACCGAAGGCAGCGTTGTTCACGGGTTTGAGCGGCTGGGCTTCATCCTTTATCCTGCCACCGCAGGCAGTGAGGACAAGGTGCTCGAAGCGGCAATGGAGGCGGGTGCGGAAGACATCGCGTCGTCGGAAGACGGCCATGAAATCTGGACCGCAGCAGACGATCTTCATCAGGTTGCAGCCGACCTTGAAAAGGTTTTAGGAGAGGCTGAAACCGTGAAGCTGGCCTGGAAGCCCAACCTCACCGTCGACATGGACGAAAAGAACGCTTCGACTCTGCTCAAGCTGATGGACGTGCTCGATGATGACGACGATGTGCAGACAGTGTGGGGCAATTACGATATCTCTGATGAGGTGATGGAGA
- a CDS encoding DUF2312 domain-containing protein: MAEATDDRLRLLIERIERLEEEKKGIADDIRDVYLEAKAVGYDAKIMRQIVRLRKMEPNDRSEQEMILDTYKAALGMG, from the coding sequence ATGGCCGAAGCCACCGACGACCGCCTGCGCCTGCTGATCGAGCGCATTGAACGCCTCGAAGAGGAAAAGAAGGGCATCGCCGATGATATTCGCGACGTCTATCTAGAGGCGAAGGCAGTAGGATATGATGCCAAGATCATGCGCCAGATTGTGCGCCTGCGGAAGATGGAGCCCAATGATCGCAGCGAGCAGGAAATGATTCTCGATACCTATAAGGCCGCGCTCGGCATGGGTTGA
- a CDS encoding DUF1244 domain-containing protein, translating to MREQPDPIDTLPDDVAAAAFRRLVRHLRHRHDAQNIELMGLAGFCRNCLSDWIIDAGFDGDKAAARELIHGMPMDEWKATHQSEATREQIEAMAASLHKNAADLR from the coding sequence ATGCGTGAGCAACCTGATCCAATCGACACCTTGCCCGATGATGTGGCGGCCGCGGCATTCCGGCGGCTGGTACGCCATCTGCGCCATCGCCATGATGCACAAAACATAGAGCTGATGGGGCTTGCCGGTTTTTGCCGCAATTGCCTGTCCGACTGGATAATCGACGCGGGGTTTGATGGTGACAAGGCAGCTGCACGGGAGTTGATCCACGGCATGCCGATGGATGAATGGAAGGCGACACACCAGAGCGAGGCGACGCGCGAACAGATTGAGGCGATGGCCGCCAGTCTGCATAAGAACGCAGCCGATCTTCGCTAG
- the pyk gene encoding pyruvate kinase: MEQQQNPRLDPRGRKVKILATTGPATANPDVLRNLFLAGADAFRVNMSHGEHEVHAQTIANIRALEREFRRPIAILADLQGPKLRVGKFADGRATIAHGASFTFDRSTEPGNAARVELPHAEIFNVIEEGQRLLVNDGKIRLRVKSISADAIVCKAEVGGVISDRKGVNVPDTEIPIPALTDKDRRDLAFAMEQGADWIGLSFVQRPDDLAEARKLMIGADGKPRGALCAKIEKPQAIHRLHEIIDLADGIMVARGDLGVELNPEEVPPLQKKIVNATRLTGKPVIVATQMLESMIESPAPTRAEVSDVANAVYDGADAVMLSAETAAGDWPEEAVLMMANIAKQVEQDESYLPRVRMLDTPPDATTADALAHACMTIADTVKINAITVFTSSGSSARRVARERPAVPVMVLTPSDEVGRRVALLWGTHPVITRDIGSFEEMIAKGKRMALRHGFGGSGSRLAVMAGVPFGQSGATNLVHVVSVQGDELKNYES; the protein is encoded by the coding sequence ATGGAACAGCAGCAAAATCCGAGACTCGATCCTCGCGGTCGCAAGGTCAAGATCCTTGCCACAACCGGGCCAGCCACCGCCAATCCAGATGTGCTCCGCAATTTGTTCCTTGCTGGTGCCGATGCTTTCCGCGTGAATATGAGCCATGGTGAACACGAGGTCCACGCACAGACAATCGCAAACATCCGCGCGCTGGAACGCGAATTCAGGCGGCCCATCGCAATTCTGGCCGATCTTCAGGGCCCCAAGCTTCGTGTTGGCAAATTTGCCGATGGCCGTGCCACTATCGCGCATGGTGCCAGCTTCACCTTTGATCGCTCAACTGAACCAGGTAATGCGGCCCGCGTAGAACTGCCGCATGCAGAGATTTTCAATGTCATCGAGGAAGGTCAACGCCTGCTGGTCAATGACGGGAAAATCCGCCTGCGGGTAAAGTCGATCAGCGCCGATGCCATTGTCTGCAAGGCGGAAGTTGGCGGCGTGATATCGGATCGCAAGGGGGTGAATGTCCCCGATACCGAAATTCCCATTCCCGCGCTCACCGACAAGGATCGCCGCGACCTCGCTTTTGCGATGGAGCAGGGTGCCGATTGGATCGGCCTGTCATTTGTCCAGCGCCCCGATGACCTTGCCGAGGCGCGCAAGCTGATGATCGGCGCGGACGGAAAACCGCGCGGCGCGCTTTGTGCCAAGATCGAAAAGCCGCAGGCAATCCATCGCCTGCACGAGATCATTGATCTGGCAGACGGTATCATGGTCGCGCGCGGCGATCTGGGCGTAGAGCTTAATCCCGAAGAAGTGCCACCGCTGCAGAAGAAAATTGTCAATGCCACCCGCCTGACCGGCAAGCCAGTTATCGTGGCTACGCAGATGCTCGAATCCATGATTGAAAGCCCTGCGCCAACCCGCGCAGAGGTGTCCGATGTTGCCAACGCCGTCTATGACGGTGCCGACGCAGTAATGCTCAGCGCAGAAACCGCAGCTGGTGACTGGCCCGAAGAAGCCGTCTTAATGATGGCCAATATCGCAAAACAGGTGGAACAGGACGAATCCTACCTGCCCCGCGTGCGCATGCTGGACACCCCGCCTGACGCAACCACTGCCGATGCGCTGGCACATGCCTGCATGACGATTGCCGATACGGTGAAGATCAATGCGATTACCGTCTTCACATCATCAGGCAGTTCTGCCCGCCGCGTCGCACGCGAACGGCCGGCTGTTCCTGTCATGGTGCTCACCCCCAGCGATGAAGTCGGAAGGCGCGTGGCGCTGCTATGGGGCACACATCCCGTCATCACCCGCGACATCGGCAGTTTTGAGGAGATGATCGCCAAGGGTAAACGCATGGCGCTGCGCCACGGTTTTGGTGGATCGGGCAGCCGACTTGCGGTGATGGCAGGCGTGCCATTCGGCCAGTCCGGCGCCACCAACCTCGTCCACGTGGTTTCGGTGCAGGGTGACGAATTGAAGAATTACGAAAGCTGA
- a CDS encoding tetratricopeptide repeat protein produces MGLNIDEQKAVDRFRKQVVEPSQTKLVIVDFWAEWCGPCKALAPMLEKVVAEYSDKGVLLAKIDVDEEKFIAAQFQVQSIPTVYAIFKGQPVADLTSARTESQLKSALDELLKQLPVQPGAGGAEDEMAQMEAQLAEMIAMGEELLAAEEHDKAIELYSQISQGAPPPLAQKPEVQSGLIRALIAAGRTEEARAAFDNLPEDVQGDPLVQQAQTAIELAGTKVDDSELQALRAAAAERPADNAAQLAFAEAAFAAGERDEAADVLLRAIKASGEGEDGEADEVKAKLLQIFEAVGLEDPWVSAQRRKLSLLLFG; encoded by the coding sequence ATGGGCCTCAATATTGACGAACAAAAAGCGGTCGACCGTTTTCGCAAGCAGGTGGTGGAACCCAGCCAGACCAAGCTGGTGATCGTCGATTTCTGGGCCGAATGGTGCGGTCCGTGCAAGGCGCTGGCGCCGATGCTGGAAAAAGTGGTCGCCGAATATTCCGACAAGGGCGTGCTTCTGGCCAAGATCGATGTGGATGAGGAAAAGTTCATCGCGGCCCAGTTTCAGGTCCAGTCCATCCCCACGGTCTATGCCATATTCAAGGGCCAGCCTGTCGCCGATTTGACCTCCGCGCGCACGGAATCGCAGCTGAAATCCGCTCTCGACGAGCTGCTGAAGCAATTGCCGGTGCAGCCGGGTGCTGGCGGTGCGGAAGACGAAATGGCACAGATGGAAGCCCAGCTTGCCGAGATGATCGCCATGGGCGAAGAACTGCTCGCTGCAGAAGAGCATGACAAGGCGATTGAGCTTTATTCGCAAATCTCCCAAGGCGCCCCACCTCCCCTGGCGCAGAAGCCCGAAGTACAATCTGGCCTGATCCGCGCGCTGATCGCTGCCGGACGCACCGAGGAAGCGCGCGCCGCTTTCGACAATCTGCCAGAGGATGTGCAGGGCGATCCGCTGGTGCAGCAGGCGCAGACTGCGATTGAACTGGCCGGAACCAAGGTCGATGACAGCGAATTGCAGGCATTGCGCGCCGCGGCAGCCGAACGTCCGGCTGATAATGCAGCTCAACTGGCATTTGCCGAAGCGGCCTTTGCGGCTGGTGAACGTGACGAAGCAGCCGATGTGCTGCTACGCGCGATCAAGGCATCGGGTGAAGGCGAAGACGGTGAAGCGGATGAAGTAAAGGCTAAACTGCTCCAGATCTTCGAAGCAGTAGGACTGGAAGATCCGTGGGTTTCAGCCCAGCGCCGCAAGCTTTCATTGCTGTTGTTCGGATGA
- a CDS encoding LON peptidase substrate-binding domain-containing protein — protein sequence MSGTRLSIFPLTGAILFPGLQLPLHIFEPRYRAMVGDSLARDRRIAMIQPTEPEDDAPLYGIGCVGKITDVQTSEDGLYNIVLEGEARFRILRELSVNTPFRQVEAELIEEPAEEYLSLGERASFEHEARKFADAQGYAIDWDSVAQLDDVTLINGVSQIAPFDAAAKQGLLEAPNLRERCDLLVSLLEFFAKGDPDEGHVTLQ from the coding sequence ATGAGCGGAACGCGTCTTTCCATCTTTCCGCTGACAGGTGCGATCCTGTTTCCCGGGCTGCAATTGCCGCTCCATATATTCGAGCCGCGATATCGCGCGATGGTTGGCGATTCGCTGGCTCGTGACCGCAGAATTGCGATGATCCAGCCGACCGAACCGGAGGATGATGCCCCGCTTTACGGGATTGGTTGTGTGGGCAAGATTACCGATGTGCAAACCAGTGAGGACGGGTTGTATAACATCGTCCTGGAAGGCGAGGCGCGTTTCCGTATCCTGCGCGAACTCAGCGTCAATACGCCGTTTAGGCAGGTCGAGGCAGAATTGATCGAAGAGCCTGCCGAGGAGTATCTCTCATTGGGTGAACGCGCCAGCTTTGAGCATGAGGCGCGCAAATTTGCCGATGCACAGGGCTATGCGATTGACTGGGATTCGGTCGCGCAACTGGATGATGTCACGCTTATCAACGGGGTATCGCAAATTGCGCCATTCGATGCCGCCGCCAAGCAGGGCCTGCTCGAAGCGCCTAACCTGCGCGAAAGGTGCGATCTGCTAGTGTCCTTGCTGGAGTTTTTCGCCAAGGGCGATCCCGATGAAGGTCACGTCACGCTTCAGTAG
- a CDS encoding MarC family protein: protein MLQLFLSAFITLFVVIDPPGCAPIYAGLTKGATPAQARNMAMRACVIAAIILLVFALFGQDLLGALHIELDSFRIAGGLMLFWIAWEMVFEKRTQRREERAEKVAATPEVEDVSVFPMAMPMLAGPGAIAAIMLLQNEAEGLDETLVVLGALGAVLLLTMVALMAAGPLIRMLGARVEAVITRLLGVLLAALAAQYVIDGLRGSFNV, encoded by the coding sequence GTGCTCCAACTGTTCCTTTCCGCCTTTATCACGCTGTTCGTGGTGATCGATCCGCCGGGTTGCGCGCCAATTTATGCCGGGCTGACAAAGGGTGCGACGCCTGCGCAGGCCCGCAATATGGCGATGCGGGCTTGCGTGATCGCGGCAATCATACTGCTTGTATTCGCCCTCTTCGGGCAGGATCTGCTGGGCGCGCTGCATATTGAGCTTGACAGTTTCCGCATTGCAGGCGGCCTGATGCTGTTCTGGATTGCCTGGGAAATGGTTTTTGAAAAGCGCACCCAGCGGCGTGAGGAACGCGCCGAAAAGGTTGCCGCCACACCAGAGGTCGAGGATGTCTCGGTCTTCCCCATGGCGATGCCGATGCTGGCAGGTCCAGGCGCGATTGCCGCCATCATGCTGTTGCAGAATGAGGCAGAAGGGCTGGACGAAACGCTGGTCGTCCTAGGCGCGCTTGGCGCTGTGCTGCTTCTCACCATGGTTGCGCTGATGGCGGCGGGTCCGCTGATCCGCATGCTTGGTGCGCGGGTAGAAGCGGTGATTACGCGATTGCTTGGCGTGCTGCTCGCCGCGCTGGCCGCACAATATGTGATTGACGGATTGCGCGGCAGTTTCAACGTCTGA